One Lysinibacillus fusiformis genomic window carries:
- a CDS encoding ribonuclease HII, with the protein MKTIKEITTALKMAEDWHEWMSEIATDERAGVQKAWLSWKKRQDKKQQLLQEHQAKIDFDHSYGEANALIAGVDEAGRGPLAGPVVTAAVILPKECEALVGLNDSKQLSKDKRNTFAALVKKHAISYFIHFQAEEEIDALNIYEATKQSMKMSVESLPIKPDYVLVDAMTLPITIPQDAIIKGDAKSLAIAAASILAKTARDEYMEQLDKEFPMYGFAKHAGYGTKQHLEALETYGPTIHHRKSFEPIKSM; encoded by the coding sequence ATGAAAACGATTAAAGAGATTACAACAGCATTGAAAATGGCCGAGGACTGGCACGAATGGATGAGTGAGATAGCAACCGATGAACGAGCAGGTGTGCAAAAGGCTTGGCTCAGTTGGAAAAAGCGTCAGGATAAAAAACAACAGTTACTACAGGAACACCAAGCAAAAATTGACTTCGATCATAGTTATGGTGAGGCAAATGCTTTGATTGCTGGTGTTGATGAGGCGGGACGTGGGCCGCTAGCGGGGCCAGTCGTGACTGCAGCAGTTATTTTACCAAAAGAATGTGAAGCACTTGTTGGTCTAAATGATTCAAAACAGCTATCAAAGGATAAACGCAATACCTTTGCGGCGCTTGTGAAAAAGCATGCTATCAGTTATTTTATTCACTTTCAGGCAGAAGAAGAGATTGATGCACTAAATATTTATGAAGCAACAAAACAATCCATGAAGATGAGTGTGGAGTCGTTGCCTATAAAACCTGATTATGTACTTGTTGATGCAATGACATTGCCGATAACTATTCCACAAGATGCCATCATTAAAGGCGACGCCAAAAGTTTGGCAATTGCGGCTGCCTCCATTTTAGCGAAAACTGCGCGAGATGAGTACATGGAACAATTGGATAAAGAATTTCCTATGTACGGCTTTGCAAAGCATGCAGGATATGGAACGAAGCAACATTTAGAGGCACTTGAGACGTATGGACCGACGATACATCATCGCAAGTCGTTTGAACCTATAAAATCAATGTAA
- a CDS encoding EscU/YscU/HrcU family type III secretion system export apparatus switch protein: MSEEKITRKEAIALTYKQGKFDSPMVVAKGKGKVAENILARANEHDVPIYEDPNLVQLLGQLDLNESIPEELYQAVAEVFAFIYRLDQQHGQNNEKNKVF, from the coding sequence ATGAGTGAAGAAAAAATTACTCGAAAAGAAGCAATTGCCCTTACATATAAGCAAGGTAAATTTGATAGTCCGATGGTAGTTGCAAAAGGAAAAGGGAAAGTTGCAGAAAACATATTAGCACGTGCGAATGAGCATGATGTGCCGATTTATGAAGATCCAAACCTCGTACAATTACTTGGACAGTTAGATTTAAATGAGTCGATACCTGAAGAATTATATCAGGCTGTGGCTGAAGTTTTTGCGTTTATTTATCGTTTAGATCAACAGCATGGACAAAATAACGAAAAAAATAAAGTATTCTGA
- the sucC gene encoding ADP-forming succinate--CoA ligase subunit beta — protein MNIHEYQGKEILRKYGVAVPNGKVAFSPDEAVKVAKELGSNVTVVKAQIHAGGRGKAGGVKIAKNLDEVRTYAKGLLGKILVTHQTGPEGKEVKRLYIEEGSDIQKEYYLSLVLDRATSRVTVMGSEEGGMDIEEVAEEHPEKIFKEVVDPVIGLTSFQARRMAFNMNIPANLVGKAVKLMLGLYQAFIDKDASIVEINPLVVTGQGEVLALDAKFNFDANALYRHKDIVELRDFDEEDAKEIEASKYDLSYISLDGNIGCMVNGAGLAMATMDTISYYGGSPANFLDVGGGATAEKVTEAFKIILSDSHVKGIFVNIFGGIMKCNIIAEGVVTAAKEIGLAVPLVVRLEGTNVELGKEILNASGLNIVAADSMADGAQKIVGLVG, from the coding sequence ATGAATATCCATGAATATCAAGGGAAAGAGATTCTTAGAAAATATGGTGTAGCTGTACCCAACGGAAAAGTTGCGTTTTCCCCTGATGAAGCAGTGAAGGTAGCGAAAGAGCTTGGCTCAAACGTCACGGTAGTCAAGGCGCAAATTCATGCGGGTGGGCGTGGTAAAGCAGGTGGTGTGAAAATCGCTAAAAACCTGGATGAGGTACGAACTTACGCAAAGGGATTACTAGGGAAAATTTTAGTGACACATCAAACAGGTCCTGAAGGAAAAGAAGTAAAACGCTTATACATTGAAGAGGGTTCGGATATTCAAAAAGAATATTATTTGAGTTTAGTATTAGACCGCGCTACATCTCGTGTAACGGTGATGGGTTCTGAAGAGGGCGGTATGGATATTGAAGAAGTAGCGGAAGAGCACCCAGAAAAAATCTTCAAAGAAGTTGTTGACCCAGTAATCGGTTTAACAAGCTTCCAAGCACGTCGCATGGCGTTTAATATGAATATTCCAGCAAACCTAGTAGGGAAAGCTGTTAAATTAATGTTAGGCTTATATCAAGCATTTATCGACAAGGATGCATCTATTGTAGAAATTAATCCACTAGTTGTAACTGGACAAGGGGAAGTCTTAGCGTTAGATGCTAAATTCAACTTTGATGCAAATGCATTGTACCGTCATAAAGATATTGTCGAGTTACGCGATTTTGATGAAGAAGATGCAAAAGAAATCGAGGCTTCAAAATATGACCTAAGCTATATTTCACTAGACGGCAACATTGGCTGTATGGTAAATGGAGCTGGTCTTGCAATGGCGACAATGGATACAATAAGCTATTACGGCGGCAGTCCCGCTAACTTCCTTGATGTTGGGGGCGGCGCTACGGCTGAAAAAGTAACCGAAGCATTCAAAATTATCCTTTCTGATTCACATGTAAAAGGAATTTTTGTCAATATATTTGGTGGAATTATGAAATGTAACATTATCGCTGAAGGTGTCGTAACAGCAGCGAAAGAAATTGGTTTAGCTGTACCGTTAGTAGTTCGTTTAGAAGGTACGAATGTAGAACTTGGAAAAGAAATCTTAAACGCATCTGGTTTAAACATCGTGGCAGCAGATTCAATGGCTGACGGTGCTCAAAAAATTGTGGGACTAGTAGGCTAA
- the sucD gene encoding succinate--CoA ligase subunit alpha, with product MAVFINKDTKVIVQGITGETALFHTKQMLDYGTKIVAGVTPGKGGLEIEGVPVFNTVTEAVAATGATASVIYVPAPFAADAILEAVDAELELTICITEHIPVLDMVKVKRYMEGKKTRLVGPNCPGVITADECKIGIMPGYIHTKGHVGVVSRSGTLTYEAVHQLTQAGIGQTTAVGIGGDPVNGTNFIDALEAFNNDSETYAVVMIGEIGGTAEEEAAEWIKANMTKPVVGFIGGQTAPPGKRMGHAGAIISGGKGTAAEKIKAMNAAGIEVAETPSVIGETLIKVIKEKGLYEKCKTH from the coding sequence ATGGCTGTATTTATTAATAAAGATACAAAGGTAATTGTACAAGGAATTACAGGCGAAACAGCGCTATTCCATACGAAGCAAATGCTAGACTATGGTACAAAAATCGTAGCAGGCGTAACACCTGGTAAAGGTGGTCTTGAAATCGAAGGTGTACCTGTATTTAATACAGTAACAGAAGCCGTAGCAGCAACTGGTGCAACAGCATCGGTTATTTACGTGCCTGCGCCATTTGCAGCAGATGCGATTTTAGAAGCTGTGGATGCTGAACTAGAACTAACAATTTGTATTACAGAGCATATTCCTGTCCTTGATATGGTAAAAGTTAAACGTTATATGGAAGGCAAAAAAACACGCCTAGTTGGTCCAAACTGTCCAGGTGTTATTACAGCCGATGAATGTAAGATTGGTATTATGCCAGGATATATTCATACTAAAGGCCATGTAGGGGTGGTTTCTCGTTCCGGGACATTAACATATGAGGCAGTTCACCAATTAACACAAGCTGGTATTGGTCAAACAACAGCTGTTGGTATTGGAGGAGACCCTGTTAATGGGACAAACTTTATCGATGCACTTGAAGCATTCAACAATGACTCTGAGACATACGCAGTTGTCATGATTGGTGAAATTGGTGGTACAGCTGAGGAGGAAGCCGCTGAATGGATAAAAGCAAATATGACAAAACCTGTCGTTGGCTTTATCGGCGGACAAACAGCTCCTCCAGGAAAACGAATGGGCCACGCAGGTGCCATTATTTCTGGTGGTAAAGGAACAGCAGCTGAAAAAATTAAAGCTATGAATGCGGCTGGCATTGAAGTAGCAGAAACCCCTTCAGTTATTGGTGAGACACTTATTAAAGTAATTAAAGAAAAAGGGCTATACGAAAAGTGTAAAACCCATTAA
- the dprA gene encoding DNA-processing protein DprA has translation MIFSVDLQRLLALHYIYPLPLQKLQQLLSPVDVLSYFEEAHPNEIAKALQIPLSKAKQISQSFQRVISLSLEEAYAQANIFPIPFHHHYYPAQLFEIPSPPTVLYVKGRYSLLTSDKQVAIIGSRKATAYTKTAMDLIVPPLVEHEYTVVSGLARGADTMAHEATIKVGGKTIAVLGHGFHHIYPKENQALAEKMAENQLLVTEYPPYIKPEKWHFPMRNRIISGLSQALVVTEAALRSGTLITTECALEQGKDVFVVPGPIDAEQSMGTNKLILEGAIPVCNGYQIVETLTLFSSKN, from the coding sequence ATGATTTTTTCAGTAGATCTACAGAGACTGCTAGCTTTGCATTATATATATCCATTACCACTCCAAAAACTTCAACAACTATTGTCCCCAGTGGATGTATTAAGTTATTTTGAAGAAGCGCACCCAAATGAGATTGCGAAAGCATTACAAATTCCATTGTCAAAGGCTAAGCAAATTTCTCAAAGCTTTCAGCGCGTCATTAGCTTGTCGCTTGAAGAGGCTTATGCACAGGCTAATATTTTCCCCATACCCTTTCATCACCATTATTACCCGGCGCAATTATTTGAAATACCAAGTCCACCTACTGTATTGTATGTGAAAGGTCGGTATTCGCTGTTAACAAGTGATAAACAGGTAGCTATTATTGGTTCTAGAAAGGCTACAGCCTATACAAAGACTGCAATGGACTTAATTGTCCCGCCGCTTGTTGAACATGAATACACGGTCGTGAGTGGGCTTGCGCGAGGAGCAGATACAATGGCTCATGAGGCAACAATTAAGGTGGGTGGCAAAACAATTGCTGTGCTTGGACACGGTTTTCATCATATATATCCAAAAGAAAACCAGGCCCTTGCTGAAAAAATGGCAGAGAATCAGTTGCTTGTCACAGAATATCCACCTTATATAAAACCAGAAAAATGGCACTTTCCAATGCGTAATCGCATAATTAGTGGTCTGTCACAAGCATTAGTAGTGACAGAAGCGGCACTGAGAAGTGGCACTCTTATTACAACTGAATGCGCATTAGAGCAAGGAAAAGATGTTTTTGTTGTGCCAGGGCCAATTGATGCTGAGCAGTCAATGGGGACAAATAAGTTAATTTTAGAAGGAGCTATTCCTGTGTGTAACGGCTATCAAATCGTTGAAACACTAACGCTCTTTTCTAGCAAAAATTGA
- the topA gene encoding type I DNA topoisomerase, whose product MADYLVIVESPAKAKTIERYLGKKYKVKASVGHVRDLPRSQMGIDTENNYEPKYITIRGKGPVLQELKSAAKKVKKVYLAADPDREGEAIAWHLATALNIDIHSDCRVVFNEITKDAILESFKNPRSINMDLVDAQQARRMLDRLVGYNISPILWKKVKKGLSAGRVQSVALRMIIDRENEIKNFQPEEYWTIEGSFEKGKKTFDALYFGDGKDKIKLTNEEQVKSVLKSVKGTAFDVVNVTKKERKRNAAPAFTTSSLQQEAARKLNFRAKKTMMLAQQLYEGIDIGKKEGTVGLITYMRTDSTRISETAKTEAVLYIESKYGKEFIATDIKQAKKASNAQDAHEAIRPTSTIRTPDELKTVLSRDQLRLYRLIWERFIASQMAPAVLDTVAVDLQNGNVLFRANGSQVKFAGFMKLYIEGTDDQTEETTKLLPEMEIGDQVKSLEIEPKQHFTQPPPRYSEARLVKTMEEIGIGRPSTYAPTLDTLQRRGYVVLDAKRFMPTELGEIVHQLVLEFFPDIINIEFTAKMEQDLDDVEEGSRQWVEVIDEFYKDFEVHVKHADAEMEKVVIKDEPAGEDCEKCGSPMVYKLGRYGKFMACSNFPDCRNTKAIMKPIGVKCPSCETGEIVERKSKTKRLFFGCNQYPECEFVSWDKPISRPCPKCSALLVEKKLKKGVQIQCTKCDYEETPTQ is encoded by the coding sequence ATGGCGGATTATTTAGTGATCGTAGAATCACCAGCAAAAGCAAAAACAATTGAGCGTTATTTAGGAAAAAAATACAAAGTTAAAGCGTCGGTCGGGCATGTTCGTGACCTACCACGTAGCCAAATGGGCATTGATACTGAAAATAACTACGAACCAAAATATATTACAATTCGCGGTAAAGGACCTGTTTTACAGGAACTAAAGTCTGCGGCTAAAAAAGTAAAGAAAGTATATCTCGCAGCCGATCCAGACCGCGAGGGGGAGGCAATTGCCTGGCACCTTGCGACTGCGTTAAATATTGATATTCATTCGGATTGTCGTGTTGTTTTCAATGAAATTACAAAAGACGCAATTCTTGAATCTTTTAAGAACCCTCGTTCTATTAACATGGATTTAGTGGATGCACAGCAAGCAAGACGTATGTTAGACCGACTTGTAGGTTATAACATTAGTCCGATTCTTTGGAAGAAAGTAAAAAAGGGATTATCGGCAGGACGTGTACAATCTGTAGCACTACGCATGATTATTGATCGTGAAAATGAAATTAAAAACTTTCAGCCAGAAGAGTACTGGACAATAGAAGGCTCCTTTGAAAAGGGAAAGAAAACTTTTGATGCTCTTTACTTTGGAGATGGCAAAGACAAAATAAAATTAACAAATGAAGAACAAGTAAAGTCCGTATTAAAAAGCGTGAAGGGGACAGCATTTGACGTTGTGAATGTAACAAAAAAAGAACGTAAAAGAAATGCGGCACCTGCTTTTACGACATCTTCTCTACAACAAGAGGCAGCTCGAAAGTTAAACTTCCGTGCGAAGAAAACCATGATGCTTGCACAACAATTGTATGAAGGTATCGATATCGGTAAAAAAGAGGGAACGGTCGGTTTGATTACGTATATGCGTACGGATTCAACACGTATTTCCGAAACAGCAAAAACGGAAGCCGTTTTATATATCGAATCAAAGTATGGAAAAGAATTCATCGCAACAGACATCAAGCAGGCAAAAAAAGCATCAAATGCACAGGACGCCCATGAGGCAATTCGTCCGACAAGCACAATACGCACACCAGATGAATTAAAAACAGTACTTAGTCGTGACCAATTACGCTTATACCGATTGATTTGGGAGCGCTTTATCGCAAGTCAAATGGCACCAGCTGTACTAGATACAGTTGCTGTTGACCTTCAAAATGGTAACGTATTATTCCGTGCGAACGGCTCTCAAGTAAAATTTGCAGGCTTTATGAAACTATATATAGAAGGTACTGATGACCAAACGGAAGAAACAACAAAACTTCTACCTGAAATGGAAATTGGTGATCAAGTGAAATCTCTTGAAATCGAACCGAAGCAACATTTTACACAGCCACCACCACGTTATTCAGAGGCGCGTCTTGTAAAAACAATGGAAGAGATAGGTATAGGGCGCCCGTCCACATATGCACCGACCCTCGATACATTACAGCGCCGTGGCTATGTGGTGTTAGATGCAAAACGCTTCATGCCGACTGAGTTGGGTGAGATCGTACACCAACTCGTACTAGAATTTTTCCCAGATATCATAAATATCGAATTCACTGCGAAAATGGAGCAAGATCTTGATGATGTTGAAGAAGGTAGTCGTCAATGGGTAGAAGTTATTGATGAGTTTTATAAAGACTTCGAGGTTCATGTGAAGCATGCAGATGCTGAAATGGAAAAAGTCGTGATTAAAGATGAACCAGCTGGTGAAGATTGTGAAAAATGTGGTTCGCCAATGGTCTATAAATTAGGCAGATATGGGAAATTTATGGCGTGCTCAAACTTCCCGGATTGTCGTAATACAAAAGCAATCATGAAGCCAATTGGTGTAAAATGTCCATCATGTGAAACGGGCGAGATTGTAGAGCGTAAAAGTAAAACGAAACGTTTATTCTTTGGTTGCAATCAGTACCCTGAGTGCGAGTTTGTATCATGGGACAAGCCAATTAGTAGACCATGTCCGAAGTGTAGTGCATTATTAGTAGAGAAAAAACTGAAAAAAGGTGTGCAAATTCAGTGCACGAAATGTGACTACGAAGAAACACCTACTCAATGA
- the trmFO gene encoding FADH(2)-oxidizing methylenetetrahydrofolate--tRNA-(uracil(54)-C(5))-methyltransferase TrmFO, translated as MTEQVVNVIGAGLAGSEAAWQIAKRGVKVRLYEMRPVKQTPAHHTDKFAELVCSNSLRANTLTNAVGVIKEEMRLLDSVILKAADACSVPAGGALAVDRHEFAGYVTEAVKNHPLVEVIHEEVTEIPEGITVIATGPLTSKGLAEKIQGLTGLDYLYFYDAAAPIIEKDSIDMDKVYLKSRYDKGEAAYLNCPMTKEEFDRFRQALIDAEVVPLKEFEKEIYFEGCMPIEVMAARGEKTMLFGPMKPVGLEDPKTGKRPYAVVQLRQDDAAGTLYNIVGFQTHLKWGPQKEVLQLIPGLENVEIVRYGVMHRNTFINSPKVLEKTYQLREHKNIFFAGQMTGVEGYVESAGSGLIAGINAARLALGQEPLIFPFETAMGSMARYITEAQSKNFQPMNVNFGIFPELPPGRRSKPERAEMHATRALETIQNFVNSQTI; from the coding sequence ATGACGGAACAAGTAGTAAATGTAATAGGTGCTGGTCTTGCGGGTAGTGAGGCAGCTTGGCAAATTGCAAAACGCGGCGTAAAGGTTCGACTTTATGAAATGCGCCCGGTAAAGCAAACACCGGCTCATCATACTGATAAATTTGCAGAACTTGTATGCTCAAACTCATTACGTGCAAATACATTAACAAATGCTGTGGGTGTTATTAAAGAAGAAATGCGCCTGTTAGATTCGGTAATTCTAAAAGCGGCAGATGCGTGCTCTGTACCAGCAGGTGGAGCACTTGCAGTTGACCGCCACGAATTTGCTGGTTATGTCACAGAAGCAGTTAAAAATCATCCTCTAGTGGAGGTTATTCACGAAGAAGTGACAGAAATTCCAGAAGGTATTACGGTTATTGCAACCGGCCCACTAACTTCTAAAGGATTAGCTGAAAAAATTCAAGGTTTAACAGGTCTCGATTATTTGTACTTCTATGATGCTGCGGCACCAATTATTGAAAAAGATAGCATTGATATGGATAAGGTTTATTTAAAATCTCGTTATGATAAGGGCGAAGCGGCTTATTTAAATTGTCCAATGACGAAAGAGGAATTTGACCGTTTCCGTCAAGCATTAATCGATGCAGAAGTGGTGCCATTAAAAGAGTTTGAAAAAGAAATTTACTTTGAAGGGTGCATGCCGATTGAAGTAATGGCGGCACGTGGAGAAAAAACAATGCTTTTTGGCCCGATGAAGCCAGTAGGACTAGAAGATCCGAAAACAGGTAAACGTCCATATGCTGTTGTACAATTACGTCAAGATGATGCGGCAGGCACACTTTACAATATCGTGGGCTTCCAAACGCATTTAAAATGGGGCCCACAAAAAGAAGTACTACAACTAATTCCTGGATTAGAAAATGTTGAAATTGTTCGTTATGGTGTGATGCATCGAAATACGTTCATTAACTCGCCGAAAGTATTAGAGAAAACATATCAGTTACGCGAACATAAAAATATTTTCTTCGCTGGGCAAATGACAGGTGTAGAAGGATATGTAGAATCTGCTGGAAGTGGGCTAATTGCTGGGATAAATGCGGCACGTTTAGCATTAGGGCAAGAACCACTTATTTTCCCATTTGAAACTGCGATGGGAAGTATGGCGCGTTATATAACAGAAGCGCAATCGAAAAACTTCCAACCAATGAACGTCAACTTTGGTATATTCCCTGAATTACCACCAGGTCGTCGCTCAAAACCTGAACGTGCAGAAATGCATGCAACACGCGCTTTGGAAACGATTCAAAATTTTGTGAATTCACAAACAATTTGA
- the xerC gene encoding tyrosine recombinase XerC gives MIVSSQVALEQFMLYIQVEKNFSVHTVREYGSDLLDFLTFLQEEGVNDLASVEYIHARLYVTKLYDEKKARSSVSRKISSIRSFFRFLNRQHGLDDGAFRSLYHPKKESRLPSFFYEEELMQLFDANVGEDFKSLRNMAILELLYATGIRVSELTSIMIGDIDFHYSIVRVMGKGRKERIIPFGQFASVALRDYIEQARPRLMKKTVHQQVFVNMRGGELTPRGVRHILNEMIDKASLHTKIYPHMLRHTFATHLLNNGADLRTVQELLGHSHLSSTQVYTHVTNEHLRQTYMNAHPRA, from the coding sequence ATGATAGTTTCGTCCCAAGTAGCACTTGAACAGTTCATGCTTTACATCCAAGTAGAAAAAAACTTCTCTGTTCATACGGTGCGAGAATATGGATCAGACCTCTTAGATTTTTTAACGTTTTTACAGGAAGAGGGCGTTAATGATTTAGCGAGTGTTGAGTATATACATGCACGTCTTTATGTTACGAAGTTGTATGATGAAAAAAAAGCAAGATCTTCTGTATCGAGAAAAATTTCTTCAATTCGCTCCTTTTTTCGCTTCTTAAATAGACAGCACGGATTGGATGATGGTGCATTTCGTTCACTTTATCATCCGAAAAAAGAATCACGTTTACCAAGCTTTTTCTACGAAGAAGAATTGATGCAGCTTTTTGATGCAAATGTAGGAGAAGATTTTAAATCGTTGCGAAATATGGCTATTTTAGAGTTATTATATGCAACAGGCATTCGTGTGAGCGAGCTTACATCCATTATGATAGGGGATATAGATTTCCATTATTCAATCGTTCGGGTAATGGGTAAAGGACGAAAAGAGCGCATTATTCCTTTCGGCCAATTTGCGAGTGTAGCTTTGCGAGACTACATAGAGCAGGCTCGTCCGCGATTGATGAAAAAAACGGTGCATCAGCAAGTGTTTGTCAACATGCGCGGTGGGGAACTTACACCACGAGGGGTACGTCATATTTTAAATGAAATGATTGACAAGGCCTCGCTTCATACAAAAATATACCCACATATGCTTCGTCATACTTTTGCAACACATTTACTGAATAATGGCGCAGATTTACGTACGGTACAGGAGTTGCTGGGGCACTCACATTTATCTTCTACACAAGTTTATACGCATGTAACAAATGAGCATCTTCGTCAAACATATATGAATGCTCATCCGCGGGCATAA
- the hslV gene encoding ATP-dependent protease subunit HslV, which translates to MGQIHATTIFAVHHNGGCAMAGDGQVTLGNAVVMKGTARKVRRLFNGQVLAGFAGSVADAFTLFEMFEAKLNEYNGNLQRAAVEVAKQWRGDKMLRQLEAMLLVMDKTTLLLVSGTGEVIEPDDGILAIGSGGNYALSAGRALKKYAGDTMSAREIAEAALETAAEICVFTNHNIIVEALN; encoded by the coding sequence TTGGGTCAAATTCATGCGACAACGATATTTGCAGTTCATCATAATGGTGGGTGCGCTATGGCCGGCGACGGTCAAGTGACGCTTGGTAATGCAGTTGTGATGAAAGGTACAGCAAGGAAGGTCAGACGTCTGTTTAATGGGCAGGTGCTTGCAGGTTTTGCAGGCTCGGTAGCCGATGCTTTTACACTTTTTGAAATGTTTGAAGCCAAATTAAATGAGTACAATGGTAATTTACAACGTGCAGCGGTAGAAGTTGCAAAGCAATGGCGTGGTGATAAAATGTTGCGTCAATTAGAGGCAATGTTGCTTGTGATGGATAAAACCACGTTATTACTTGTTTCGGGTACTGGAGAAGTCATTGAACCAGATGATGGTATTTTGGCAATCGGTTCAGGTGGCAACTATGCATTATCAGCAGGTCGTGCTCTTAAAAAATATGCAGGGGATACGATGTCTGCCCGTGAGATTGCAGAGGCAGCGTTAGAAACAGCAGCTGAAATATGTGTATTTACAAATCATAATATTATCGTGGAGGCGCTTAACTAA
- the hslU gene encoding ATP-dependent protease ATPase subunit HslU has translation MTQHNLTPRQITEHLDRYIVGQNEAKRAVAIALRNRYRRSLLSDDMKAEVIPKNILMIGPTGVGKTEIARRIAKLTNAPFVKVEATKFTEVGYVGRDVESMVRDVVEASHRLVKEEMMESVQEQAEELANEAIVKLLVPSLRKKQAMQNPFEMLFGGKEQQSPEDTSSDETEVRSKRAQIAIDLRNGKLENEWVTVEVTEQNPSIFDALQGTGMDMSANSGMQDMLSSLMPKKQKKRRLQVKDARRILTIEEANKLIDADEVAQEAVMRAEQLGIIFIDEIDKIASKENNTSASVSREGVQRDILPIVEGSTVTTKYGAVKTDFMLFIAAGAFHMSKPSDLIPELQGRFPIRVELEKLTKQDFVRILQEPDQSLILQYKALLETEGVEINFAEDAIIRIAEIATEVNQETDNIGARRLHTILERLLEELSFEASEIAPANIAITAAYVDQKLAGIVKNKDLSQFIL, from the coding sequence ATGACACAACACAACTTAACGCCAAGACAGATTACTGAGCATTTGGATCGTTATATCGTTGGACAAAATGAAGCGAAACGAGCAGTAGCCATTGCACTGCGTAATCGTTATCGTCGTTCTCTGTTATCTGATGACATGAAGGCTGAAGTCATTCCAAAAAATATTTTGATGATTGGGCCTACAGGCGTTGGTAAAACAGAAATTGCCAGAAGAATTGCCAAGTTAACAAACGCTCCGTTTGTGAAGGTTGAAGCAACTAAATTTACAGAAGTAGGCTACGTTGGACGTGACGTGGAGTCGATGGTACGTGATGTAGTGGAAGCTTCTCATCGTCTTGTGAAGGAAGAAATGATGGAATCCGTACAGGAGCAAGCAGAGGAACTAGCGAATGAGGCAATTGTTAAATTACTTGTTCCTTCCTTACGTAAAAAGCAGGCTATGCAAAATCCATTTGAAATGTTATTTGGTGGCAAAGAGCAACAGTCACCAGAAGATACTTCTTCTGACGAAACTGAAGTGCGTTCAAAGCGAGCGCAAATCGCTATCGATTTACGCAACGGTAAATTAGAAAATGAATGGGTTACAGTTGAAGTAACAGAGCAAAATCCTTCTATTTTTGATGCATTGCAGGGAACAGGAATGGATATGTCTGCAAATAGCGGTATGCAAGATATGTTATCCAGTTTAATGCCTAAAAAACAAAAGAAACGCCGTTTGCAAGTAAAAGATGCTCGACGTATTTTAACAATTGAGGAAGCAAATAAGTTGATTGATGCGGATGAAGTAGCACAAGAGGCTGTCATGAGAGCTGAACAATTGGGAATTATATTTATCGATGAAATTGATAAAATCGCAAGTAAAGAAAATAACACTTCTGCGAGTGTTTCACGTGAAGGTGTACAACGTGATATTCTGCCAATCGTGGAAGGTTCTACAGTGACGACGAAATACGGTGCTGTCAAAACTGACTTTATGTTGTTCATAGCGGCCGGAGCATTCCATATGTCTAAGCCTTCCGATTTAATTCCGGAGCTACAAGGACGGTTCCCTATTCGAGTAGAACTCGAAAAATTAACGAAACAGGATTTTGTGCGTATATTGCAAGAACCGGATCAATCACTTATTTTGCAATATAAAGCGTTGTTAGAAACAGAGGGCGTAGAAATAAACTTTGCAGAAGATGCCATTATTCGTATAGCAGAAATCGCAACTGAGGTTAATCAAGAAACAGATAATATCGGAGCACGTCGATTACACACCATTTTAGAACGATTGCTTGAAGAATTATCATTTGAGGCGTCTGAAATTGCTCCAGCGAATATTGCAATTACAGCAGCTTATGTGGATCAAAAACTGGCGGGCATTGTAAAAAACAAAGATTTGTCACAGTTTATATTGTAA